From a single bacterium genomic region:
- a CDS encoding sigma 54-interacting transcriptional regulator, with product MDDSSSQSDKLQVLRDRIASASTPAERVEATLALAECLWLSDPIAARPLLEQVLAEADAAGLLKEKGRAAYMLGELLRRAGDLDGAERCAETVFQVADAIGDGRIRGTGLNLRGIMQRDRGELQSALECFEEYLQVSRQAGDERGERIALNGVASVHGLQGSLGAALDHYHLCLKANARAGDVRGTAISHYNIGCTLAAMGRWTEATESLHRSMALCEGHGFSDLLAAARMALGELALKRSDYENAALLFHTVVAGEREKQRSGHMYREALADLGWTHFRAGNLAQAEDVLNEAAQLAGAAKDRQGLVTVCCHRAELALAQGRLHAADDLLAQADLHATDLNLPTEQGEVLRVQALLAAARGEHGPALHLFSRSETVLEPLGDTFELALTRLNHGKELVELNRSGEARIELQTAAQSFRRLAVVAEAEETSRLLYRIEMQTDRNSALLQAQLTITTLGLAPERFIERTLSMLCDNMRFEQGAVLIDNRPVATIGNPDPALLNDERGTAPGLEQTDLELLLPVKQAGTVVGLVVLRRSLPSEARINPEALEVVSATLAPALAKLAKLRAVATDAALLIPGLRFRGVVGCNRNVLEVLNLVARMAAPRVQVLIRGESGTGKELVARALHESGPRADYPFVAINCAAVPESLLEAEFFGIEAGAATGVVARPGKFELAGKGTIFLDEIGDMAPNLQAKLLRAIESKTVMRVGGTKETPIAARIVAATNMDLDQRERQGLFRHDLLFRLNTVQVVLPPLRERQEDIPVLTQFFIARAAQEYDRPVLGASDEVLALFAGFSWPGNIRELQHVVERAVILAEGSELQPADLPPEFRPSGVKLSARPPEGLRSRFQEETDLSEKAMLIEALRQAKGNTSEASRLAGISRRHFYRLLRKHRITGDPD from the coding sequence ATGGATGATTCGTCCAGTCAGAGTGACAAACTGCAGGTCCTGCGCGACCGGATAGCTTCGGCCTCGACCCCGGCCGAGCGGGTTGAGGCTACGCTTGCGCTAGCCGAGTGTCTCTGGCTCAGCGACCCGATTGCTGCCAGACCTTTGCTGGAACAGGTTCTGGCCGAAGCCGATGCCGCGGGCCTACTCAAGGAGAAGGGCAGGGCCGCTTACATGCTCGGCGAGCTGCTCCGTCGCGCCGGCGACCTCGATGGGGCGGAGCGCTGCGCCGAGACGGTGTTCCAAGTCGCCGACGCAATCGGCGACGGTCGAATTCGGGGGACCGGGCTCAATCTCCGGGGCATCATGCAGCGGGACCGCGGCGAGCTTCAGTCCGCGCTCGAGTGCTTCGAGGAGTATCTGCAAGTGAGCCGGCAGGCCGGGGACGAGCGGGGAGAACGGATTGCCCTGAATGGGGTCGCCAGCGTCCACGGGCTGCAGGGCTCTCTGGGTGCGGCACTGGACCACTACCACCTGTGCCTGAAAGCAAACGCGCGGGCGGGAGACGTGCGGGGAACGGCCATCAGCCACTACAATATCGGCTGTACTCTTGCCGCCATGGGCCGCTGGACTGAGGCCACCGAGAGCCTGCACCGCTCCATGGCGCTCTGCGAGGGGCACGGATTCTCCGACCTGCTGGCCGCGGCGCGGATGGCGCTGGGCGAGCTGGCGCTCAAGCGGTCCGATTACGAGAACGCCGCGCTCCTGTTTCACACCGTGGTCGCGGGAGAGCGGGAAAAGCAGCGTTCCGGACACATGTACAGAGAAGCTCTCGCGGACCTGGGCTGGACCCATTTCCGCGCTGGTAACCTGGCGCAGGCGGAGGATGTCCTGAACGAAGCGGCGCAACTGGCCGGGGCGGCCAAAGACCGCCAGGGCCTCGTTACCGTCTGCTGCCACCGCGCTGAGCTCGCTCTGGCACAGGGTCGGCTTCATGCCGCCGACGACCTGCTGGCCCAGGCCGACCTCCACGCCACCGACCTGAACCTGCCGACCGAACAGGGCGAGGTACTCCGCGTGCAGGCGCTTCTGGCCGCGGCCCGTGGCGAGCATGGCCCGGCCCTGCACCTTTTCAGCCGGTCGGAGACCGTGCTGGAGCCGCTTGGCGACACCTTCGAACTCGCGCTGACGCGATTGAACCACGGTAAGGAGCTCGTCGAACTCAATCGGTCGGGCGAGGCTCGTATTGAACTCCAGACCGCAGCACAGTCGTTCCGCCGCCTCGCCGTCGTAGCCGAGGCCGAAGAGACAAGCCGTCTGCTCTACCGCATCGAGATGCAGACCGACCGAAATTCGGCTCTACTCCAGGCGCAGCTGACTATCACTACACTGGGGCTTGCGCCCGAGCGATTCATCGAACGGACCCTTTCCATGCTTTGCGACAACATGCGGTTTGAGCAGGGCGCAGTGCTTATCGACAACCGGCCGGTCGCGACCATCGGCAACCCGGACCCGGCGCTCCTGAACGATGAACGAGGAACGGCCCCCGGCCTCGAGCAGACCGACCTTGAGCTGCTGCTGCCGGTGAAACAGGCCGGGACCGTGGTCGGTCTGGTCGTGCTCAGACGCTCCCTGCCTTCGGAGGCGCGCATCAATCCGGAAGCGCTGGAGGTAGTGTCCGCCACGCTGGCACCCGCGCTGGCGAAATTGGCGAAGCTCAGAGCAGTTGCTACCGACGCCGCGCTGCTGATTCCCGGCCTGCGGTTCCGGGGAGTCGTAGGCTGCAATCGGAATGTGCTGGAAGTGCTCAACCTAGTTGCCCGGATGGCTGCTCCCCGCGTGCAGGTGCTCATCCGCGGGGAAAGCGGCACCGGCAAGGAACTCGTGGCCCGCGCCCTGCACGAGTCGGGCCCGCGCGCCGACTATCCCTTTGTGGCCATAAACTGCGCGGCCGTGCCGGAGAGCCTGCTGGAGGCCGAGTTCTTCGGGATTGAAGCAGGCGCAGCCACCGGGGTCGTAGCGCGGCCCGGCAAGTTCGAGCTGGCGGGTAAGGGGACCATCTTCCTGGACGAAATCGGAGACATGGCCCCGAACCTGCAGGCCAAGCTGCTGCGGGCCATCGAGAGCAAGACGGTCATGCGCGTCGGCGGGACGAAGGAGACACCCATCGCGGCCCGGATTGTCGCGGCGACGAACATGGACCTTGACCAGCGCGAACGCCAGGGCCTGTTCCGCCACGACCTGCTGTTCCGGCTCAACACGGTTCAAGTGGTCCTGCCTCCGCTGCGCGAGCGGCAGGAGGACATACCCGTGCTGACGCAATTCTTCATCGCCCGCGCGGCCCAAGAATACGACCGCCCGGTCCTGGGTGCGAGCGACGAGGTCCTGGCGTTGTTTGCCGGGTTCTCGTGGCCGGGCAACATCCGCGAACTGCAGCACGTGGTCGAGCGGGCGGTCATTCTCGCCGAAGGCAGCGAACTGCAGCCGGCCGACCTTCCGCCCGAGTTCAGACCATCCGGAGTCAAGTTGTCCGCGCGCCCGCCGGAGGGCCTGCGCAGCCGGTTCCAGGAAGAGACGGACTTGTCAGAGAAGGCCATGCTGATTGAGGCCTTGCGACAGGCCAAAGGGAACACATCCGAGGCCAGCAGGCTGGCCGGCATAAGCCGTCGGCACTTCTATCGCCTGCTCCGCAAACACCGCATCACCGGCGACCCGGACTGA
- a CDS encoding YbhB/YbcL family Raf kinase inhibitor-like protein, translated as MKSILMIVSVCVLVFGCAAPAKNNAAAVPDSSSGMALSSASFAAGETIPRRYTLYGENLTPDLNWDKAPEGAKSFALTVRDPDAPGGSFVHWVVFNIPENVRALPEGIGRDPTLPLGGTQGTNSFRQVGWDGPKPPNGTHRYYFDLYALDGMLSLDQTATAGRLQEAMKGHVLAHASLMGTYKK; from the coding sequence GTGAAATCAATACTGATGATCGTATCCGTGTGCGTGCTTGTGTTCGGTTGTGCCGCTCCGGCCAAGAACAATGCGGCCGCGGTGCCTGACAGCAGCTCGGGAATGGCGCTTTCGAGCGCGTCGTTTGCGGCCGGAGAGACCATCCCGAGACGATACACACTATACGGAGAGAACCTGACGCCCGACCTGAACTGGGACAAGGCGCCCGAAGGTGCCAAGAGCTTTGCCCTGACGGTTCGGGACCCTGACGCCCCGGGCGGTAGCTTCGTCCACTGGGTAGTGTTCAACATACCCGAGAACGTGAGAGCTCTGCCGGAGGGAATCGGGCGCGACCCCACATTGCCCCTTGGTGGGACACAGGGTACGAACAGCTTCCGCCAGGTCGGGTGGGACGGGCCGAAACCACCGAACGGCACCCATCGCTACTACTTCGACCTGTACGCGCTGGATGGAATGCTCAGTCTCGATCAGACCGCCACCGCCGGCCGGCTGCAGGAGGCGATGAAAGGGCACGTGCTGGCTCACGCCAGCCTGATGGGGACCTACAAGAAGTAG
- a CDS encoding prolyl oligopeptidase family serine peptidase has translation MRRLFLAILCATLTPASALPGLSDTINIREWLVCGPFPVGTREGITGVVEDPLTFRPSEGDTYRSALVQGGITTCRKVTVDSAGWLETDYQNVRWDSLQNYYGNVGVACAGFAYAEFDCPQACRAMALAPKLGGFVLNGQGYLGDVYGNGWFQTPVQLDSGLNRVLLRISGYADERVRFRLVPPAAPVTVVAKDITTPDVVADSPLVSWLGVPLLNSTPDRIDSVRISVSTLTGDKIGNTFIPDLPGLGTIKPAVRIAVAARPFDTTGLPLVIACTSKVGTTLDTIKLRIRRPEQSRKVCYLSSADSSCQYYAVLYPKDYDPSKRYALILSLHGAGVDAAGQADAYRPKDWAFVVAATNRRPFGFDWQDWGRIDALDVLGQALASLPIDRDRVLLTGHSMGGHGTWHVGLAHSDLFAAAAPEAGWPDIDLYVPTFTQRTAIFADPAQVAIRDMAMRPDNTPAMLVNALNLPLFMLHGGNDDDVPTIHGRNFAEWLRELGYRFTYKEVPNRPHWWSYENGLSCLDDTDLMNFLKVQRRDPGPRHIRFRTADLGQSNRSYWTTIERVRIVGRDADIEAWATDSLISVRTVNVAQFSLDLAGAPFFPGTVMIEVDGMRVGARYSLPGRLTFCATSQGWVAGAARYSALTKTPELYGPAKQAMMKPFLLVYGTKDPSLTPFLRHSATQEGLRWWLVGNGTTRVVPDTEVTFEDIKRMNLVLYGGPRENSVTSKIADRLPIRVTAGRMSLGNSDLGDSLAAMFVYPNPLNQNRLVLVRMGTDANDTRLSLFWGVASSGAGIPDFMVFDRSVRQYGWAGVRATGFFGPDWNIDPASMYMKE, from the coding sequence ATGAGAAGATTGTTCCTGGCCATCCTGTGCGCAACCTTGACCCCGGCTTCGGCTCTTCCCGGCCTCTCGGACACTATCAATATCAGAGAATGGCTGGTATGCGGGCCTTTCCCGGTCGGCACGCGCGAGGGCATCACCGGCGTGGTCGAGGACCCGCTGACCTTCCGGCCGTCTGAGGGCGATACGTATCGCTCGGCACTCGTCCAGGGCGGCATCACGACCTGCCGGAAAGTGACTGTTGACTCGGCGGGCTGGCTTGAGACGGACTATCAGAACGTGCGCTGGGACTCCCTGCAGAACTACTACGGCAATGTCGGCGTCGCCTGCGCCGGCTTCGCCTATGCCGAGTTCGATTGCCCGCAAGCTTGTCGCGCTATGGCGCTGGCGCCGAAGCTGGGCGGCTTCGTGCTCAATGGCCAGGGCTATCTCGGCGACGTCTACGGCAACGGCTGGTTCCAGACCCCGGTGCAACTCGACTCCGGTCTTAATCGAGTGCTCTTGCGCATCTCCGGCTACGCTGACGAGCGGGTCCGGTTCCGACTCGTGCCGCCGGCCGCGCCGGTCACGGTAGTCGCAAAGGACATAACTACTCCCGACGTGGTCGCGGACTCCCCCCTTGTCAGTTGGCTGGGAGTGCCTTTGCTCAATTCAACCCCTGACCGGATTGACTCGGTCAGAATCAGCGTCTCGACCTTGACCGGAGACAAAATCGGGAATACGTTCATACCGGACCTGCCGGGCCTCGGAACGATCAAGCCCGCCGTCCGCATAGCAGTTGCAGCGCGGCCGTTCGACACTACCGGCCTGCCACTCGTCATCGCCTGCACCTCCAAGGTAGGCACGACGCTCGACACCATCAAACTGCGCATCCGGCGGCCGGAACAGTCCCGCAAAGTCTGCTATCTCTCCAGCGCCGACAGTTCCTGTCAGTACTACGCCGTCCTGTACCCGAAAGACTATGACCCCTCGAAGCGCTACGCGCTGATTCTCTCACTTCACGGCGCTGGCGTTGATGCAGCAGGCCAGGCTGATGCTTACCGACCCAAAGACTGGGCATTCGTCGTCGCGGCGACCAACCGCAGGCCGTTCGGGTTCGACTGGCAGGACTGGGGGCGGATTGACGCGCTGGATGTACTCGGCCAGGCACTTGCGAGCCTGCCGATTGACCGCGACCGGGTGCTTTTGACCGGCCACTCGATGGGCGGGCACGGCACGTGGCATGTGGGTCTGGCCCATTCGGACCTGTTTGCCGCCGCCGCTCCCGAAGCAGGCTGGCCCGACATCGACCTCTACGTCCCGACGTTCACACAGCGCACCGCTATCTTCGCCGACCCGGCCCAGGTTGCAATCCGCGACATGGCAATGCGACCGGACAACACTCCAGCCATGCTGGTGAATGCGCTGAATCTGCCGTTGTTCATGCTGCACGGCGGCAATGACGACGACGTGCCGACCATCCACGGCCGCAACTTCGCCGAGTGGCTGAGAGAGCTAGGCTATCGCTTCACCTACAAGGAAGTCCCGAACCGGCCGCACTGGTGGAGCTACGAAAACGGGCTGAGCTGCCTGGACGATACCGACCTCATGAACTTCCTCAAAGTACAGCGCCGCGACCCCGGCCCGCGCCACATCCGCTTCCGCACCGCCGACCTCGGCCAATCGAACCGCAGTTACTGGACAACTATTGAGCGCGTGCGCATCGTCGGCCGTGATGCTGACATCGAAGCCTGGGCCACTGACTCACTCATCTCGGTCAGGACGGTCAACGTCGCTCAGTTCAGCCTCGACCTTGCCGGAGCGCCGTTCTTCCCGGGCACGGTCATGATTGAGGTCGACGGCATGCGGGTTGGCGCGAGGTACAGCCTGCCCGGAAGACTGACGTTCTGTGCCACCAGCCAGGGCTGGGTCGCCGGGGCGGCCCGTTACTCGGCGCTTACGAAGACTCCGGAGCTGTACGGCCCTGCCAAGCAAGCAATGATGAAGCCGTTCCTCCTCGTGTACGGCACCAAGGACCCGAGCCTGACACCGTTTCTTCGTCATTCGGCAACCCAGGAAGGACTGCGTTGGTGGCTGGTGGGAAACGGCACAACCCGGGTCGTGCCCGATACCGAGGTCACGTTCGAAGACATCAAGCGGATGAACCTGGTGCTCTACGGCGGCCCGAGGGAAAACTCGGTAACAAGCAAGATCGCAGACCGCCTGCCCATTCGCGTAACCGCGGGCCGCATGTCCCTGGGCAACAGCGACCTCGGCGACAGCCTCGCCGCCATGTTCGTCTATCCCAATCCGTTGAACCAGAACCGACTCGTGCTGGTGCGGATGGGAACCGACGCGAACGACACCCGCTTGTCGCTGTTCTGGGGCGTGGCCTCGTCCGGCGCCGGGATCCCAGACTTCATGGTCTTCGACCGCTCAGTGCGCCAGTACGGATGGGCCGGAGTCAGGGCCACAGGTTTCTTCGGCCCGGACTGGAATATCGATCCGGCATCAATGTACATGAAGGAATAG
- a CDS encoding ribose-phosphate pyrophosphokinase encodes MQGQLKIFSGRANAPLAMNICEHLSIKPGDAEVRTFADGEIRVNIRESVRGSDAFVIQSTQPPADNLLELLLMIDALRRASAERITAVIPYFGYARQDRKDKPRVPISAKLVANLIERAGADRVLTMELHAEQIQGFFDIPVDHLYSTPVLVDFFLKRGVEGCTVVAPDTGRANRARGFAQRLMENMPLAVIDKRRSEPNKAAVMNVVGEVEGLDAIIFDDMVDTGGTLIKAARALLKHKARSVMAVATHAVLSGDAVQKIQKSPLDEMIVTDTLPLPRKKLIKKIRVLPVASLFADTILRTHRSESVSSLFM; translated from the coding sequence ATGCAAGGTCAGCTCAAAATCTTCTCCGGCCGGGCCAATGCGCCCCTGGCCATGAACATCTGCGAGCACCTCAGCATCAAGCCGGGCGATGCCGAGGTGAGGACGTTCGCGGATGGTGAAATCCGCGTCAACATCCGGGAGAGCGTCCGCGGCAGCGATGCCTTCGTCATCCAGTCGACGCAGCCGCCGGCCGACAACCTGCTCGAACTGCTGCTGATGATCGATGCGCTCCGGCGCGCGTCGGCCGAACGAATCACGGCGGTAATCCCCTACTTCGGCTACGCTCGGCAGGACCGCAAGGATAAACCCCGCGTGCCGATTTCGGCCAAGCTCGTCGCCAACCTGATTGAGCGGGCCGGTGCTGACCGGGTACTGACGATGGAACTTCACGCCGAGCAGATCCAGGGCTTCTTCGACATCCCGGTTGACCACCTTTACTCGACGCCGGTCCTGGTCGATTTCTTCCTCAAACGGGGAGTCGAAGGCTGCACGGTCGTCGCGCCCGATACCGGCCGGGCCAACCGGGCCCGCGGTTTCGCCCAGCGGCTGATGGAGAACATGCCCCTGGCGGTCATCGACAAGCGTCGTTCTGAACCGAACAAGGCGGCGGTCATGAACGTCGTCGGCGAGGTAGAAGGCCTGGACGCGATAATCTTCGACGACATGGTCGACACCGGCGGGACGCTGATCAAGGCCGCTCGCGCGCTACTGAAACACAAGGCCCGGTCGGTGATGGCCGTGGCCACCCACGCTGTCCTCTCCGGGGACGCGGTCCAGAAGATCCAGAAATCGCCGCTGGATGAGATGATCGTCACCGACACGCTGCCGCTGCCCCGCAAGAAGCTAATCAAGAAGATACGAGTGCTGCCCGTCGCGTCGTTGTTCGCGGATACAATCCTCCGCACCCACCGCAGCGAGTCGGTCAGCTCATTATTCATGTAG
- a CDS encoding 50S ribosomal protein L25, protein MAYTVKATQRTDTGKGKVGRLRRSGTLPAVMYGHGEPSLILALSTQEFNRLLDLIQGHSPIVDVEVEGQPAQKCVIKTLQRNPITGGLLHVDFQKVHPGEKITMNVPVIVHGSADGVKQGGMLDHVLRQVPIRASIDAIPERFEIDVTNLKIGHSIHIKDLGRPDLEYTLPLDSPIVAVLTPRKLTEEPTAAEAAAAAEAGPAEPEVITEKKPTEEEAEGEDEKGKGKAKAKTEAKGEKKEEKKEEKKKDKK, encoded by the coding sequence ATGGCATATACAGTCAAAGCAACACAACGCACCGACACAGGCAAGGGCAAGGTCGGCCGGCTCCGCCGTAGCGGAACTCTACCGGCGGTGATGTATGGGCACGGCGAACCGTCGCTCATCCTCGCGCTGTCGACGCAGGAATTCAACCGGCTGCTCGACCTCATCCAGGGCCACAGCCCGATTGTCGACGTCGAGGTCGAGGGCCAGCCCGCACAGAAGTGCGTAATCAAAACGCTCCAGCGTAACCCGATAACCGGTGGGCTCCTGCACGTCGATTTTCAAAAGGTCCATCCCGGCGAGAAGATTACGATGAACGTGCCGGTCATCGTCCACGGCTCTGCCGATGGAGTGAAACAGGGCGGCATGCTCGACCACGTGCTGCGGCAAGTGCCGATCCGCGCCTCAATTGACGCGATTCCCGAGCGCTTCGAGATCGACGTCACCAATCTCAAGATCGGCCACAGCATTCACATCAAGGACCTGGGCCGTCCCGACCTTGAGTATACGCTGCCCCTCGACTCGCCGATTGTCGCGGTGCTCACACCGCGGAAGCTGACCGAGGAACCGACTGCGGCCGAGGCTGCGGCGGCTGCCGAGGCCGGACCGGCCGAGCCTGAAGTCATCACCGAGAAGAAGCCGACCGAGGAAGAGGCTGAGGGTGAGGATGAAAAGGGCAAGGGCAAGGCCAAGGCCAAGACCGAAGCCAAGGGCGAGAAGAAGGAAGAGAAGAAAGAAGAGAAGAAGAAGGACAAGAAGTAG
- the pth gene encoding aminoacyl-tRNA hydrolase, producing the protein MTIFGLGNPGPRYAPTRHNVGFMVVDTLAARLGFRFRMFTDREVAGRQFAGDQLVLVKPLLYMNESGVVVRKQLERKPGDMLVVCDDMALPFGRLRLRPAGSDGGHNGLGSIMSHLGRSDFPRLRIGIDAPARSSDGADYVLDPFPKEQEALLPEVLARAADACIAVVTQGLERAMNRFNPPRDMTETSDV; encoded by the coding sequence GTGACCATCTTCGGACTGGGTAATCCGGGCCCCCGCTATGCGCCCACGCGTCACAACGTCGGATTCATGGTTGTGGACACGCTTGCGGCAAGGCTCGGATTCCGGTTCCGGATGTTCACTGACCGGGAAGTGGCAGGCCGGCAATTCGCCGGTGACCAGTTGGTGCTGGTTAAGCCCCTCTTGTACATGAACGAATCGGGCGTCGTTGTTCGGAAGCAGCTCGAGCGAAAACCCGGCGACATGCTGGTAGTCTGCGACGACATGGCTCTGCCGTTCGGCCGGCTCCGTCTGCGTCCGGCCGGCTCGGACGGCGGCCACAACGGCCTCGGCTCGATCATGTCGCACCTTGGCCGCAGCGACTTCCCGCGCCTGCGTATCGGCATCGACGCCCCGGCCCGGAGCAGCGACGGCGCCGACTATGTGCTCGATCCGTTTCCGAAAGAGCAGGAGGCCTTGCTTCCCGAGGTCCTTGCGCGTGCCGCGGATGCCTGCATCGCCGTCGTCACCCAAGGGCTCGAACGGGCTATGAACCGCTTCAACCCGCCGAGGGACATGACTGAAACGTCGGACGTTTAG
- the ychF gene encoding redox-regulated ATPase YchF, whose product MKVGLVGLPNVGKSSLFNLLTAGSAKVDIYPFTTIEQNVGVVLVPDERLERIAQILKPEKATPAHIEFVDIAGLVKGASTGEGLGNKFLGHIREADLILHIVRAFSAGNIPHVLDTVDPDRDAAIVEAELAIADLAIVEKRLEHVRKEPKTPEQSLLLEALEKLHSALVRGERTALSPEQSRATRELGLILTKPVIYAVNCSDTEPADPSRFPQTAAKTNLLFSAALEAGMGDFAEPDRVELRRSLNLAAEGPSGIVACCFEALNLIRFYTIKGTESRAWAAPAGTTAIEAAFMIHTDIGNGFIKAEAINYRDLVACGAFHVCRDKGHVKVEGKTYVVQDGDVLLIKFR is encoded by the coding sequence ATGAAGGTCGGGCTCGTCGGCCTGCCGAACGTCGGCAAGTCATCGCTCTTCAACCTGCTTACCGCGGGCAGCGCGAAGGTTGACATCTACCCGTTTACCACCATCGAGCAGAACGTCGGAGTCGTACTGGTCCCTGACGAGCGACTGGAGCGCATCGCTCAGATACTGAAACCGGAAAAGGCGACTCCCGCACACATCGAGTTCGTGGACATAGCCGGACTGGTCAAGGGCGCGAGCACCGGCGAGGGACTCGGCAACAAGTTCCTCGGCCACATCCGCGAAGCCGACCTCATCCTCCACATCGTGCGCGCATTCTCGGCCGGCAACATCCCCCATGTGCTTGACACCGTGGATCCGGACCGCGACGCGGCAATCGTGGAGGCCGAGCTGGCGATAGCCGACCTCGCGATTGTCGAGAAGCGACTGGAGCACGTGCGCAAGGAACCGAAGACGCCGGAACAATCACTCCTGCTCGAAGCCCTTGAGAAGCTCCACTCGGCCCTGGTCCGGGGCGAGCGAACGGCGCTGAGTCCGGAACAGAGCCGCGCCACGCGCGAACTCGGGCTCATCCTGACCAAGCCGGTCATCTACGCCGTAAACTGCTCGGACACCGAACCGGCCGACCCGTCGCGGTTTCCGCAGACTGCGGCGAAGACCAACCTGCTGTTCTCTGCAGCGCTTGAGGCCGGCATGGGCGACTTCGCCGAGCCGGACCGCGTTGAACTGCGCCGTTCATTGAACTTGGCCGCAGAAGGCCCGTCCGGCATCGTCGCCTGCTGTTTCGAGGCGCTCAACCTCATCCGGTTCTACACCATCAAGGGCACGGAGTCACGGGCATGGGCCGCGCCGGCCGGCACGACCGCAATCGAGGCCGCGTTCATGATCCACACCGACATCGGCAACGGTTTCATCAAGGCCGAGGCAATCAACTATCGTGACTTGGTCGCGTGCGGCGCCTTCCACGTCTGCCGCGACAAAGGCCATGTCAAAGTCGAAGGTAAGACCTACGTCGTACAGGACGGCGACGTCCTGCTCATCAAGTTCCGCTAG
- the rpsF gene encoding 30S ribosomal protein S6, with amino-acid sequence MNNYELAMIVSPDLAEKDVQKLAQDSKELLAASGATAVSDEQVERRALAYPIKKHNEANYVYVNFSGPPTIPEKFRYEMRHREGLMRMAFVCRPVPKPALEVSPATPPEPQPEAPNV; translated from the coding sequence TTGAATAACTACGAGCTCGCGATGATCGTCAGTCCGGACCTGGCCGAGAAGGACGTACAGAAACTCGCCCAGGACTCCAAGGAACTGCTGGCAGCCAGCGGCGCAACCGCTGTCTCAGACGAACAGGTCGAGCGCCGGGCGCTGGCCTACCCCATCAAGAAGCACAACGAGGCCAACTACGTCTATGTCAACTTCTCGGGCCCGCCGACTATCCCGGAGAAGTTCCGCTACGAGATGCGGCACCGCGAAGGCCTGATGCGCATGGCGTTCGTATGTAGGCCGGTTCCCAAGCCAGCGCTGGAAGTATCCCCTGCCACCCCGCCGGAGCCGCAACCCGAGGCGCCCAATGTCTGA
- a CDS encoding single-stranded DNA-binding protein, which yields MSETERGGQRTPGTPIRLGNLNVVILLGRVTMDPDLRYTPSGAAVLGFRIAVDRVWRDKATDEWKREASFFQVNLWGQSAERLSKTMRKGSAVLVEGQLRSRSWEGKDGEKKYAVEIHSSRTQVLDKPDFAPGTGPGPVDEEPDIPKDQLDDIPF from the coding sequence ATGTCTGAGACCGAGCGCGGCGGTCAACGTACCCCGGGCACCCCGATAAGACTGGGGAACCTGAACGTCGTAATCCTGCTGGGCCGGGTCACGATGGACCCAGACCTGCGCTACACTCCATCGGGCGCCGCTGTACTTGGCTTCCGAATCGCCGTGGACCGCGTCTGGCGCGACAAGGCGACCGACGAATGGAAACGCGAAGCCTCGTTCTTCCAGGTGAACCTCTGGGGCCAGAGCGCGGAACGGCTGAGCAAGACGATGAGAAAGGGTTCTGCGGTCCTGGTTGAAGGCCAGCTCCGCAGCCGCTCCTGGGAAGGCAAAGACGGCGAGAAGAAATATGCGGTCGAGATCCACTCGTCAAGAACTCAGGTGCTTGACAAGCCCGATTTCGCTCCTGGGACGGGACCGGGGCCGGTTGATGAAGAACCGGACATCCCCAAGGACCAACTGGACGACATCCCGTTCTAG
- a CDS encoding TonB family protein, whose translation MSQRVVSMLLPVLAAVSMTAGADSLSVPALVGKDVYHAHRALRRLGLVSRFEQVEVDTSRVPLFVVASQEPESDAMAKAGDTIVLRFNHPGMLQYWNPSVIPLLGDFEDAVSFYKVQKPPQPIVVRPAAYPAELKKYSFSGIAYVEALVDFDGAVLAARIAGTSGYQAADSAACATALRASFSPAENYGRQVRVWFPMPYHFRFKEDDALPVPEPPRDASEPP comes from the coding sequence GTGAGCCAGAGAGTCGTGAGTATGCTGCTCCCGGTGCTGGCGGCTGTTTCCATGACCGCCGGGGCTGATTCTCTGTCGGTGCCCGCTCTGGTCGGCAAGGACGTATACCATGCGCATCGTGCGCTCCGGAGACTTGGTCTCGTGTCACGGTTCGAGCAGGTAGAGGTCGACACATCCAGGGTGCCGCTTTTCGTCGTGGCGTCGCAGGAACCGGAATCCGACGCGATGGCCAAGGCGGGTGACACGATTGTGCTCAGGTTTAACCATCCGGGTATGCTGCAGTATTGGAATCCATCGGTGATTCCACTATTGGGTGACTTTGAGGACGCGGTCAGCTTTTACAAGGTGCAGAAACCGCCTCAGCCAATCGTCGTTAGGCCGGCCGCTTACCCGGCCGAGTTGAAGAAGTACAGCTTCAGCGGGATTGCTTACGTGGAAGCGCTAGTGGACTTCGATGGTGCCGTACTCGCGGCTCGAATCGCGGGCACCTCCGGCTATCAGGCGGCCGATTCCGCGGCTTGCGCGACCGCGCTACGGGCGTCGTTCTCTCCGGCCGAAAACTACGGGCGGCAGGTCAGGGTCTGGTTCCCAATGCCGTACCACTTCCGGTTCAAGGAAGACGACGCTCTGCCGGTACCGGAGCCGCCCCGGGACGCAAGCGAACCGCCGTAA